In Octopus bimaculoides isolate UCB-OBI-ISO-001 chromosome 28, ASM119413v2, whole genome shotgun sequence, the following are encoded in one genomic region:
- the LOC106883231 gene encoding uncharacterized protein LOC106883231 — protein sequence MSSHPWTESFRNIGLKVYQQAEWAFNYWQVKDNLYSLKDKTVKHIRKELNMLADVFSNFNVRTLIFDPKNGEIVVEFYYKSLMMAYKYARSIKQVLTSINHVVSTYVDMLPDSYWSISDIYYTLKPYTSLRNWTPPSKC from the exons ATGTCATCTCATCCTTGGACAGAATCTTTTAGAAACATTGGATTAAAGGTGTATCAACAG GCCGAGTGGGCTTTCAATTATTGGCAAGTGAAGGATAACCTGTACAGCCTGAAAGACAAAACTGTCAAACACATAAGAAAGGAGCTAAACATGTTAGCTGATGTCTTCTCCAATTTTAACGTGAGGACCTTAATATTTGATCCGAAGAACGGTGAAATAGTTGTGGAATTCTACTACAAATCATTGATGATGGCATACAAATATGCAAGATCAATCAAACAGGTTTTAACAAGCATCAACCACGTTGTCTCGACATATGTCGACATGTTGCCAGATTCATACTGGAGCATAAGTGATATTTACTACACTCTGAAACCTTACACCAGCCTACGCAACTGGACTCCCCCATCTAAATGTTAG
- the LOC128251177 gene encoding uncharacterized protein LOC128251177 — MGVTCVLKAAKKEYSVIGRISKFPKKIGFKYSPSILVKENNIVKLDAQSELNYDGKSKVVGMFKLDKILANPIHTSFIAALNTGKNKNKQLFKLTAKTKCIISKINIEVEKRNAGILSRMLVSYASPSCKPKWSEQFLLTTKARVVKSKNAKIYYGSAVFSDKNNKNRGFTAKGKLTKTPGHYDVNGDFTYGNPKDKATNNVKFNAAVNYKIKPIAREFSFFVSAKSPKKINYQMNGTLFYTHIWPLRKVDISTAMQLSNKVSKAGIFYSNVKVKGLQKTEGKVSLDTPHRDMGIEVKIDQLTSSTYNSSASVQWQKGRSASIETMLKNTPQVSHIENTVKFPNNKNVKLIVTVNKSNNNYNGFSMLHADEGTLSNQKIDLKAKSKYNRNGADTTGEVNLELESDASKKFKFTASRHNTNGQKTTTEIDLATPFEALKSYSDSIEQTVDNKQLSYRRKIQWRSNGNENDIQTDLNYNWAIQEFDCNYHSSINSIPTDMELLFKNSANKKSALFKVNHNKPNPLIFIKMDHARDRRQVTTDASLMFDMYNSNGNVKFAMQKDDREITFSGDVNVKISNHRLESTYSLKHNDAESSIKLNYTSNLHKNRNQGSISTVVTKNLPGNVKADVSVTLNNKPQLKMVVNSVWSKGNVDVNVEVTDHNAKMIAGSFNLNLSGTRKTSHAEIKSDSTDITFSAAVDFQSDHNIDSELQMGYNGKNLLLSGNYKKESSNHKINANFGLPDGRQIKMQTSFNNAAKKSFSFNVESEDFMDMVFSVQQDNKNFMVDASVKVLPYLEKTQLKASLTRDKMLEASAELETPFESIKQAKAIVSLEIDGKKQDTINVKTFLNSKKFSSFKLVYNIRSLKDFSVKITVSTLHRKYNEFLFDITHRGDWMNFDSNVEMKAGNIFMLKSTWKNGQHNTDLDFSATVRDRTWVFQLVKSNSELTSNVTYKIRQKDQYTAHMKLNGKQGSLQLTAPGDKKFNADMTINPNDHVAKLDLKLSIPSDASELMLTFSGTLASFNFQADFTHNTDKYIVTVSNKDKLLEVTVATPLINSKMDLTKNGGWDMFTMNLEAKYHNIEKQLILSVVKDHKKINVDLSAPACEIQFHWDNNNIENGMVSISLKKFKFEVVYTDKDAKPKTLSLTFSTPKHNLVMKMSIDVKKNGIDGNVLTTYNEKKLNLDGSYKTVDQKKIFKGKMETPTSTYDLTGTLTGKLKKFKITIKLQHDKDAYELTMSNKAFKTLNLNMCAPGFKLKMDFEGELQKFKFFTSMNIGKKQFKGVISNENYWKGFNADITADLANFEMKWEFDSDMRKMLLSTQLQGKQNKYSLSSSINIDTHSYSLSIMLPWFILKANIMNGFQSSNMETKLVFSHGTYELTAFQDSNSFNMTATRQGKQKLDILVTKTSAMLRFQNKNDIHEYHFTFNKAGVSVNLSSFGNTAEGNVKFNDNMNEFSINAQLLNKGNTYKLEASNDKYKQIKFHTIMPNGKVLLFLFDNTGNSKDGKIRATVKYNKFNSELNLRWLDDKSNAVFRIELKASSEKTRAIFNYKLQFEPVMEILVTSLDITINNRKSSIISTIRLSNGVDGSIVLDDPYTGRAELTFKIKPWDMNNFKSNWVLNYNLTGNVTITYEHSLTETSFKSIGNLESGNNKLANYKMEVNFQDRNYGFKADLKNGKYNINCKGSFKDGQKDINIQVKTPYRYLRDVTFSAELYSNRMLKVSATFPRQFYAAKMDWKSDSLTTEIDLHMDRVDKLKQFKIILFYVNADERATVSRHTTFTLIQGDTVLTTKINWKKSHNMYMSKGEFSWGEADDQKVGAELRIKTAEKKEVSLILMSHHRNSVVTCSQESGRDRRNIMCALTPDASKKNNKIGINADIFNYDNKKIFDITIKLPNQKNSLKLKTVINGPNGDSLGSIRTQLSYDENVRKTLTIEAKMNNNNGNYTLNAYFEHPYSNLALEILAFATAPQHRYSTGVELKYLTSKRSQKSFKFFADIDKRRREMKIEAITPKNQLEIFGSAVRDNQFEVTLKKMENGMKDRQVTATISHDAKSWFFESSYDLDDPKKQLRMRAEMMNRKLMAKVIRVMGQQVNKDGRMSIELKPSSILLAQIFWNPDTVNELNDYCYAMLQHYGNEMKLLGDRIGEFLSKEISTKGKLMKESFNEPLDTITNFMSSEYDHFSNEVANHARRIGEFYERNSFYIKSALDLWDSMWVSFQREIENLWRYVENFNMRMMDKLDEAKMHMEYYYMYFQRQYLIYKAKMSRKIDEMFHYMQEQYNSALQHLHYLRQEIQMYINKFPAIVKRE; from the exons ATGGGAGTCACATGTGTTCTGAAGGCAGCCAAAAAAGAATACTCTGTCATTGGACGGATTAGCAAATTTCCCAAGAAGATTGGTTTCAAATACTCTCCTTCCATACttgtgaaagaaaataacatagtCAAACTTGATGCACAATCGGAATTGAACTATGACGGAAAGAGCAAAGTAGTGGGGATGTTTAAGCTTGATAAAATCCTTGCAAATCCGATTCATACCTCTT TTATAGCAGCTCTAAACACtggcaaaaacaagaacaaacaactCTTCAAATTGACTGCAAAAACGAAATGCATCATCTCCAAGATTAACATTGAGGTTGAAAAAAGAAATGCTGGTATATTGAGCCGTATGCTTGTGTCTTATGCATCTCCGTCCTGTAAACCCAAATGGAGTGAACAATTTCTTCTCACCACAAAGGCACGAGTTGTCAAAAGCAAAAATGCTAAAATCTACTATGGAAGTGC AGTCTTTTcagataagaataataaaaacagagGCTTCACTGCTAAGGGTAAATTGACCAAAACTCCAGGACATTATGATGTTAACGGTGACTTCACCTATGGTAACCCAAAAGACAAAGCAACCAACAACGTGAAATTTAACGCCGCTGTTAACTACAAAATAAAACCTATTGCACGGGAGTTCAGCTTTTTTGTGTCAGCTAAAAGCCCCAAAAAG aTCAACTACCAAATGAACGGGACACTTTTCTACACTCACATCTGGCCACTGAGGAAAGTAGACATTTCTACTGCAATGCAACTTTCAAATAAAGTAAGCAAAGCTGGTATATTTTACAGCAATGTCAAAGTTAAGGGTCTTCAGAAAACTGAGGGAAAAGTTTCTCTGGATACTCCTCACAGAGACATGGGAATAGAAGTAAAAATTGACCAGCTTACCAGCAGTACTTATAACAGTAGTGCTTCTGTGCAATGGCAGAAAGGACGAAGTGCCAGTATAgaaactatgttgaaaaatacccCTCAGGTTTCCCATATAGAAAACACTGTTAAGTTtcccaacaacaaaaatgttaaacTGATAGTCACTGTCAATAAGAGTAACAACAATTATAATGGTTTTTCTATGCTTCATGCTGATGAAGGCACCTTAAGCAACCAAAAAATTGATTTGAAAGCTAAATCTAAATATAACAGGAATGGAGCAGATACAACCGGAGAGGTGAATTTGGAACTAGAATCAGATGCATCCAAAAAGTTTAAGTTTACAGCAAGCCGTCATAATACCAATGGGCAAAAGACGACCACCGAAATAGACTTAGCAACACCATTTGAAGCTCTTAAAAGTTACTCTGACAGTATTGAACAAACAGTcgataataaacaattatcttataGAAGAAAAATACAATGGAGGAGCAAcggaaatgaaaatgatattcaaACTGACCTGAATTACAACTGGGCAATCCAAGAATTTGATTGCAATTATCACTCATCAATAAATAGCATCCCAACTGATATGGAACTATTATTTAAAAATAGTGCAAACAAGAAAAGTGCCCTGTTCAAAGTGAACCACAACAAACCAAATCctcttatttttataaaaatggaTCATGCTAGAGATAGGCGTCAGGTAACAACAGATGCAAGCCTCATGTTTGATATGTATAATTCTAATGGAAATGTCAAGTTTGCCATGCAGAAAGATGACAGAGAAATTACTTTTAGCGGAGATGTTAATGTTAAAATTTCTAATCACAGACTTGAAAGTACATATTCATTGAAACATAACGATGCTGAATCTTCAATTAAGCTCAATTATACCAGCAATCTCCATAAAAATAGAAACCAAGGATCAATATCAACTGTTGTTACCAAGAACTTGCCTGGAAATGTGAAAGCTGATGTCTCTGTGACACTTAACAACAAACCACAACTGAAGATGGTTGTCAACTCTGTCTGGTCGAAAGGGAATGTAGATGTGAATGTAGAAGTGACAGACCATAATGCTAAAATGATCGCTGGTTCCTTTAACCTCAATCTGTCTGGTACAAGGAAGACATCTCATGCTGAAATTAAATCAGATTCCACTGATATCACATTCAGTGCAGCTGTTGATTTCCAATCTGATCACAATATTGATAGCGAATTGCAAATGGGATATAACGGAAAGAACCTGCTGTTATCTGGAAACTATAAGAAAGAATCATCTaatcataaaataaatgctaatttCGGACTTCCTGACGGCAGACAAATTAAGATGCAAACGTCTTTTAACAACGCTGCAAAGAAATCATTCTCTTTCAATGTAGAGAGCGAAGATTTTATGGACATGGTCTTTTCTGTTCAGCAAGACAATAAGAACTTTATGGTAGATGCATCAGTCAAAGTATTGCCATATTTGGAAAAAACACAGTTGAAAGCCAGTTTGACCAGAGATAAAATGTTGGAGGCTTCAGCTGAACTGGAAACACCGTTTGAATCTATAAAACAGGCGAAAGCAATTGTGTCATTGGAAATTGATGGAAAAAAACAAGACACAATCAACGTTAAGACCTTCCTGAACTCTAAGAAATTCTCCAGTTTCAAGCTTGTTTACAATATTAGAAGTTTAAAAGATTTCAGTGTGAAGATAACCGTTAGCACGTTACACAGGAAGTACAATGAGTTCTTGTTTGATATCACACACAGAGGAGACTGGATGAATTTTGATTCTAATGTAGAGATGAAGGCGGGCAATATATTCATGCTTAAGTCCACTTGGAAGAATGGCCAACATAACACAGATCTTGATTTCAGTGCGACTGTGCGTGATAGAACTTGGGTGTTTCAGCTTGTTAAAAGTAACTCAGAATTGACATCCAACGTAACCTACAAAATAAGACAGAAGGACCAGTATACAGCTCATATGAAGTTAAATGGCAAGCAAGGCAGTTTACAACTCACAGCTCCAGGAGATAAGAAATTTAATGCTGACATGACCATCAATCCAAATGATCACGTGGCCAAACTTGACTTGAAACTTTCCATTCCGTCCGACGCCAGTGAACTGATGTTGACCTTCTCAGGTACTTTGGCGTCATTCAACTTCCAAGCTGATTTCACTCACAACACTGACAAATACATAGTCACTGTATCCAACAAAGATAAACTATTGGAAGTCACTGTCGCAACTCCTTTGATAAATTCAAAAATGGACTTAACAAAGAACGGAGGTTGGGACATGTTCACAATGAACCTTGAAGCCAAATATCACAACATTGAAAAGCAGTTAATTCTTTCCGTAGTAAAAGACCATAAAAAGATTAATGTTGATCTCAGTGCTCCTGCATGTGAAATACAGTTCCATTGGGATAACAACAATATTGAAAATGGAATGGTGAGTATTTCACTGAAAAAATTCAAGTTTGAAGTGGTCTATACTGACAAGGATGCCAAGCCAAAGACTTTATCTTTGACCTTCTCCACACCAAAACACAATCTTGTTATGAAGATGAGtattgatgtcaagaaaaatGGCATTGATGGGAACGTTTTAACCACTTACAATGAGAAGAAACTTAATCTAGATGGTTCCTATAAAACCGTGGATCAAAAGAAGATTTtcaaaggaaagatggagactcCAACTTCCACTTATGATTTAACAGGTACACTTACTGGTAAATTGAAGAAGTTCAAAATTACAATCAAATTGCAGCACGACAAGGATGCCTATGAATTAACAATGTCAAACAAAGCTTTCAAGACATTAAACCTGAACATGTGTGCACCAGGTTTCAAATTGAAGATGGACTTTGAAGGAGAACTGCAGAAATTTAAGTTTTTCACGAGTATGAACATTGGCAAAAAGCAATTCAAAGGTGTGATTTCCAATGAAAACTATTGGAAAGGTTTCAATGCTGACATTACAGCTGACTTggcaaattttgaaatgaaatgggAATTTGACAGTGACATGAGAAAAATGCTTCTCAGCACCCAGTTACaagggaaacaaaataaatattcattaagtTCATCTATAAACATTGATACTCACTCATACTCATTGTCTATCATGTTGCCATGGTTCATTTTGAAGGCAAATATTATGAATGGTTTCCAATCATCCAATATGGAAACCAAGCTGGTATTTAGCCATGGCACTTATGAATTAACTGCTTTCCAGGATAGTAATAGCTTCAATATGACCGCCACTCGACAGGGTAAGCAAAAACTTGACATCCTAGTGACTAAGACGTCTGCCATGTTGCGTTTCCAGAATAAAAATGACATCCACGAATATCATTTTACTTTTAACAAGGCAGGAGTTTCAGTTAACCTTTCTTCTTTTGGCAACACAGCTGAAGGGAATGTAAAGTTTAATGACAACATGAATGAATTTTCTATCAATGCCCAGCTACTGAACAAGGGAAACACTTACAAACTGGAAGCCTCaaatgacaaatacaaacaaattaaatTCCATACAATCATGCCTAATGGTAAAGTGCTTCTCTTCCTGTTCGATAATACCGGCAATTCGAAAGATGGTAAAATCCGAGCAACAGTTAAGTATAATAAATTCAATAGTGAGCTCAATCTTAGATGGTTAGATGATAAAAGCAATGCTGTATTCCGTATAGAATTAAAGGCTTCTTCAGAGAAGACAAGAGCCATCTTCAATTATAAACTACAATTTGAGCCTGTAATGGAAATACTTGTTACCTCACTTGATATCACCATTAACAACAGAAAGAGTTCAATAATATCAACTATACGTCTGTCAAATGGTGTGGATGGTTCCATTGTACTTGATGATCCTTATACTGGTCGTGCTGAGCTGACGTTCAAGATCAAGCCATGGGATATGAACAACTTTAAATCAAATTGGGTGCTCAACTATAATCTGACAGGAAATGTCACCATTACATACGAACATTCTTTGACAGAAACCTCTTTCAAGAGCATTGGTAATCTCGAAAGTGGCAATAACAAACTTGCAAATTATAAGATGGAAGTAAACTTCCAAGATCGTAACTATGGTTTCAAGGCAGatcttaaaaatggaaaatataatatcAACTGTAAAGGGTCTTTTAAAGATGGCCAGAAGGATATCAACATTCAGGTGAAAACTCCATACAGATATCTGAGAGATGTGACTTTTTCAGCTGAATTATACTCAAACAGAATGCTCAAAGTTAGTGCCACCTTCCCTAGACAGTTCTATGCAGCCAAGATGGACTGGAAAAGTGACAGTCTTACTACCGAGATTGACTTACACATGGATCGCGTGGACAAACTGAAGCAATTTAAGATTATCTTGTTCTATGTGAATGCTGATGAAAGAGCTACTGTCTCCAGACATACCACCTTCACACTGATCCAGGGCGATACTGTTTTGACTACAAAAATCAACTGGAAGAAATCACATAACATGTATATGTCTAAGGGAGAATTTAGTTGGGGAGAAGCAGATGACCAGAAAGTCGGTGCTGAGCTTCGTATAAAGACAGCCGAGAAGAAAGAAGTGTCCCTCATTTTGATGTCACATCATCGTAACTCTGTCGTGACCTGCAGTCAAGAATCTGGTCGGGACCGACGCAACATCATGTGTGCACTGACGCCGGATGCtagcaagaaaaataacaagattGGAATCAATGCTGACATATTCAATTACGACAATAAAAAGATATTTGACATCACCATCAAATTACCCAATCAGAAAAAT AGCTTGAAACTGAAAACGGTTATCAATGGACCTAACGGAGACTCCCTGGGCAGTATCCGTACACAGCTTAGTTATGATGAAAATGTTCGTAAAACATTGACTATTGAagcaaaaatgaacaacaacaatggcaactaCACACTCAACGCCTATTTTGAACATCCGTACTCAAACTTAGCTTTGGAAATTTTGGCTTTCGCCACTGCACCACAGCATAGATACAGTACTGGAGTAGAACTGAAATATTTGACTTCCAAACGTAGTCAAAAAAGCTTTAAATTCTTTGCAGACATCGACAAGAGGAGACGTGAAATGAAAATTGAG gCGATCACACCCAAGAATCAACTCGAAATTTTTGGCTCTGCTGTCAGGGATAACCAATTCGAAGTGACtttgaaaaaaatggaaaatggtaTGAAAGACAGGCAAGTTACAGCAACAATCAGCCACGATGCCAAGAGTTGGTTCTTTGAATCGAGCTACGACCTAG acGATCCTAAGAAGCAGCTCCGCATGAGAGCAGAAATGATGAATAGGAAGTTAATGGCGAAGGTAATTAGAGTCATGGGACAACAGGTTAACAAAGATGGAAGGATGAGCATTGAGTTAAAGCCCTCAAGTATTTTGCTTGCCCAGATTTTCTGGAACCCAGACACTGTCAATGAACTAAAC GATTATTGTTATGCCATGTTGCAGCACTACGGCAACGAGATGAAGTTATTAGGAGACAGAATTGGTGAATTCCTGTCTAAGGAGATATCAACAAAAGGTAAACTGATGAAGGAATCCTTCAATGAACCCCTGGATACAATAACCAATTTCATGTCTTCGGAGTATGACCATTTCTCAAACGAGGTTGCCAACCATGCCAGGAGAATCGGTgaattttatgaaagaaattctTTCTATATAAAGTCTGCCTTGGATCTTTGGGACTCAATGTGGGTCAGTTTCCAAAGAGAGATCGAGAACTTATGGAGATATGTTGAAAACTTCAACATGAGAATGATGGACAAATTGGATGAAGCCAAGATGCACATGGAGTATTATTACATGTACTTTCAACGACAGTACCTG ATTTACAAAGCGAAGATGTCAAGGAAAATTGATGAAATGTTTCACTACATGCAAGAACAGTACAACAGTGCTCTTCAACATTTGCATTATCTGCGACAAGAAATCCAAATGTACATCAACAAGTTCCCGGCCATTGTTAAACGTGAGTAA